The Brassica napus cultivar Da-Ae chromosome C7, Da-Ae, whole genome shotgun sequence genome has a segment encoding these proteins:
- the LOC106404705 gene encoding pentatricopeptide repeat-containing protein At4g15720, whose protein sequence is MVLQFLCLQRDGSLRRPMNKRFLQNVRFVPANSSFVDDVFHLKSKASLVHKLSESTHLFLTSSLQSSIFKLGFASDTFTVNRLINSYVKLRETNTARKLFDEMPEPNVVSWTSVISGFNDTGQPQTALSMFQQMHEDEYVAPNEFTFASVFKACSALAESRIGKSIHARLEMSGRRSNTVVSSSLLDMYGKCNDVETARRVFDSMIGCGRNVVSWTSMITAYAQNARGHEAIELFRTFNADTTTLDRPNQFMLASVISACSSLGRLQWGKVAHGVVTHGGYETNHVVATSLLDMYAKCGSLSCAEKIFLTICRHSVISYTSMIMAKAKHGLGEAALQLFDEMVAKRIRPNYVTLLAVLHACSHSGLVTEGLGYLNSMVEKYGVVPDPRHYTCVVDMLGRFGRVDEAYALAKTIEVGGEQGALLWGALLSAGRLHGRVDIVGEASKRLIESNQQVTSAYVALSNAYAVAGGWEDSESLRLEMRRGGNVKERACSWIEIKDSVYAFHAGDLSCDESGEIVRFIKDLEKRMKERGHRGSSSMITSSSVFVDVDEEAKEEIVSLHCERLALAFGLIHLPEGSTIRIMNNLRMCRDCHEAFKLISGIVEREIVVRDVNRFHCFKDGSCTCRDFW, encoded by the coding sequence atggttCTACAATTTCTATGTTTGCAGAGAGATGGGAGTTTGCGTAGACCAATGAATAAAAGGTTTCTACAAAATGTCCGTTTTGTCCCTGCGAACTCTTCATTCGTCGACGATGTCTTCCATCTCAAAAGTAAAGCTTCCTTGGTCCACAAGCTTTCAGAATCTACCCATCTCTTTCTCACGAGCTCATTGCAAAGTTCAATTTTCAAACTTGGGTTCGCGAGCGACACATTCACTGTGAATCGCCTCATAAACAGCTATGTGAAGCTCAGAGAAACCAACACTGCACGCAAGctgttcgacgaaatgcctgaaccaaacGTCGTTTCCTGGACTTCGGTTATCTCTGGGTTTAACGACACGGGTCAACCTCAAACTGCTCTGTCTATGTTCCAACAAATGCACGAAGACGAATATGTAGCTCCCAACGAGTTCACGTTCGCGAGTGTATTCAAAGCCTGCTCTGCTTTGGCAGAATCAAGAATCGGGAAAAGCATCCACGCCCGTCTTGAGATGTCCGGGCGGAGAAGCAACACCGTGGTGAGCTCCTCTCTTCTTGACATGTATGGCAAATGCAACGACGTGGAAACAGCTAGACGGGTTTTCGACTCGATGATTGGCTGTGGGAGAAACGTTGTTTCTTGGACATCGATGATCACTGCTTATGCGCAGAACGCTCGTGGACATGAAGCTATTGAGTTATTTAGAACATTCAATGCTGATACAACGACGTTGGATAGACCGAATCAGTTTATGCTAGCTAGTGTTATTAGTGCTTGCTCTAGTTTAGGTAGGCTACAATGGGGTAAAGTTGCTCACGGTGTAGTTACTCATGGTGGTTACGAAACGAACCATGTGGTTGCCACGTCGCTTCTTGATATGTACGCCAAATGTGGGTCTCTAAGCTGTGCAGAGAAGATCTTCTTGACGATTTGCCGTCACTCTGTGATCTCGTACACGTCTATGATCATGGCAAAGGCAAAGCATGGACTTGGAGAAGCCGCGCTTCAGCTTTTCGACGAGATGGTTGCGAAGAGAATAAGGCCTAACTATGTAACGTTACTCGCCGTGTTACACGCTTGTAGCCATTCGGGTTTAGTCACCGAAGGACTAGGATACTTGAACTCAATGGTTGAGAAGTACGGTGTGGTTCCTGATCCCAGGCATTACACTTGTGTTGTTGATATGCTTGGAAGATTTGGCCGTGTTGACGAGGCTTACGCTCTGGCGAAAACTATAGAAGTTGGAGGAGAGCAAGGTGCGCTCTTGTGGGGAGCTCTTCTCTCAGCTGGTAGGTTGCATGGAAGAGTTGATATCGTTGGCGAGGCGAGCAAACGTTTAATAGAATCGAATCAGCAAGTGACGAGTGCATATGTTGCATTATCTAATGCTTATGCTGTGGCTGGAGGGTGGGAAGATTCAGAGTCTCTTCGTTTAGAGATGAGACGTGGCGGAAATGTGAAAGAGCGAGCTTGTAGCTGGATTGAGATTAAGGACTCGGTTTATGCATTTCATGCTGGGGATTTGTCGTGTGATGAGAGCGGTGAGATTGTGAGGTTTATAAAGGATCTGGagaagagaatgaaggagagAGGACACAGGGGAAGTAGTAGTATGATCACGAGTTCATCGGTTTTTGTTGATGTGGATGAAGAAGCCAAAGAGGAAATTGTGAGTTTGCATTGTGAGAGATTGGCTTTAGCCTTTGGATTGATACATTTGCCTGAAGGATCGACGATTAGGATTATGAACAACTTGAGGATGTGCAGAGATTGTCATGAGGCTTTCAAGCTGATCAGTGGGATTGTGGAGAGGGAAATTGTTGTTAGAGATGTGAATAGGTTTCATTGCTTTAAGGATGGATCTTGTACTTGCCGTGATTTTTGGTGA